Proteins from a single region of Hordeum vulgare subsp. vulgare chromosome 6H, MorexV3_pseudomolecules_assembly, whole genome shotgun sequence:
- the LOC123404798 gene encoding cyclase-like protein 1 has translation MAATALTLLLLALLPERHVLATAAGDAHPGYAGAEADTCGSPPSGGGAAGRRHGPALEEYGGGRIVDITHAYRPSMPAFAPGATVGPLVRLKASMEDGSEYNLSELRMECHMGTHVDAPGHMNQAHFAAGLDVDTLDLDVLNGPALLVDVPRHTNITAESMESLNIPKGVRRVLFRTLNTDRGLMWKAAGDLSYVGFTEDGAKWLVDNTDIKLVGIDYISVASFDNLISAHVAFFKNADIILVEALKLDNVNTGLYMLHCLPLRLVGSEGSPIRCILIK, from the exons ATGGCCGCGACGGCTCTCACCCTCCTCCTGCTGGCCCTCCTCCCGGAGCGCCATGTTCTCGCCACGGCGGCCGGTGACGCGCACCCGGGCTACGCGGGCGCGGAGGCCGACACCTGCGGCTCTCCCCCCTCCGGAGGAGGCGCGGCAGGCCGGCGCCACGGCCCGGCGCTGGAGGAGTACGGCGGCGGGCGCATCGTGGACATCACGCACGCCTACCGCCCGAGCATGCCGGCGTTCGCGCCCGGCGCGACGGTCGGCCCCCTCGTGCGGCTCAAGGCGTCGATGGAGGACGGGTCGGAGTACAACTTGTCGGAGCTCCGGATGGAGTGCCACATGGGCACCCACGTCGACGCGCCGGGCCACATGAACCAGGCCCACTTCGCCGCCGGCCTCGACGTCGACACGCTCGACCTCGATGTCCTCAACG GTCCTGCCTTACTGGTCGATGTTCCAAGGCACACAAATATTACAG CTGAATCCATGGAATCTCTAAATATACCGAAAGGTGTTCGTCGAGTTCTCTTCAGGACATTGAACACGGACAG GGGGCTCATGTGGAAGGCAGCTGGTGATTTGAGTTATGTTGGATTTACAGAGGATGGTGCAAAGTGGTTAGTTGACAACACCGACATCAAGCTGGTTG GGATTGACTATATATCAGTTGCTTCGTTTGATAACTTGATCTCTGCCCATGTGGCCTTCTTCAAAAATGCG GATATCATCCTAGTCGAAGCCCTGAAACTAGACAACGTCAACACTGGACTTTACATGCTACACTGCTTACCTCTGAGACTGGTTGGATCCGAGGGTTCACCAATCAGGTGCATTCTTATCAAGTGA